One window from the genome of Panthera leo isolate Ple1 chromosome D3, P.leo_Ple1_pat1.1, whole genome shotgun sequence encodes:
- the DDX51 gene encoding ATP-dependent RNA helicase DDX51, giving the protein MALFHVARYAGPEAAGPEAGADGRARALLERLQCRARERQRRKQPQQQEPAGAAQNSEAAGRRRRRPRRARRRECGGPPGSPQAPRGKRRKVDGEDADAGSGEEAPGESSESAQAAGPPGDSGERPPEEASGPPAHALLLGGFERSRAPKVQPFLPSWLAEPSCVGKSVTEDSVPIEDIPAVHPDMQKKLRAHGISSYFPVQAAVIPALLESTANGFLVARGGYRPSDLCVSAPTGSGKTLAFVIPVVQALLCRAVCQVRALVVLPTKELAQQVSKVFNVYTDATPLRVALITGQKSLVKEQESLVQRTADGFRCLADVVVATPGRLVDHIDQTPGFSLRHLRFLVIDEADRMIDSMHQSWLPRVVEAAFPSDSAKDPCALLQRSWLRATTAASTCCPQMPLQKLLFSATLTQNPEKLQQLGLHQPRLFSTGLARGGPKDADADGDSGGKYTFPAGLSHCYVPCSLRTKPLVILHLILEMNFSRVLCFTNSRENSHRLFLLVQAFGGVTAAEFSSRCGPGQRKVVLKQFEQGKIRLLISTDATARGIDVQGVQLVVNYDAPQYLRTYVHRVGRTARAGRTGQAFTLLLKVQERRFLRMLAEAGAPELARHDVPGELLRPLVPRYEEALSQLEQAVKEERRQKAA; this is encoded by the exons ATGGCGCTCTTCCACGTCGCGCGGTACGCGGGCCCCGAGGCGGCCGGGCCGGAGGCCGGGGCGGACGGCCGGGCGCGCGCGCTGCTGGAGCGGCTGCAGTGCCGGGCCCGAGAGCGGCAGCGGCGGAAGCAGCCGCAGCAGCAGGAGCCCGCGGGGGCCGCGCAGAACTCGGaggcggcggggcggcggcggcggcggccgcgcaGAGCGCGGAGGCGCGAGTGCGGCGGGCCGCCGGGGAGCCCGCAGGCGCCGCGGGGGAAGCGGCGGAAAGTGGACGGCGAGGACGCGGACGCAg GGAGCGGCGAGGAGGCGCCCGGGGAGAGCAGCGAGAGCGCCCAGGCCGCGGGGCCGCCGGGGGACTCGGGAGAACGGCCTCCCGAAGAGGCCTCGGGACCTCCAGCCCACGCCCTGCTGCTCGGGGGCTTTGAGAGAAGCAGGGCGCCAAAG GTCCAGCCTTTCCTGCCCTCGTGGTTGGCTGAGCCAAGCTGTGTCGGAAAGAGCGTCACCGAAGATTCGGTGCCTATCGAGGACATCCCTGCCGTCCATCCTGACATGCAGAAGAAGCTGCGGGCACATGGCATCTCCTCCTACTTTCCAG TCCAGGCCGCGGTGATTCCCGCTCTCCTGGAGAGCACAGCTAACGGGTTTCTGGTGGCCAGAGGCGGCTACCGGCCCAGCGACCTTTGCGTGTCTGCCCCAACGGGCAGCGGGAAGACCCTGGCCTTCGTCATCCCCGTGGTACAG gccCTGCTGTGTCGTGCCGTGTGCCAGGTCCGAGCCTTGGTCGTGCTGCCCACCAAGGAGCTGGCCCAGCAG GTGAGCAAAGTGTTCAACGTCTACACGGACGCCACTCCTCTGCGTGTCGCCCTGATCACTGGGCAGAAATCGCTGGTCAAGGAGCAGGAGAGTCTTGTTCAGAGGAC AGCAGACGGCTTCCGCTGCTTGGCTGACGTGGTGGTGGCCACCCCTGGCCGCCTGGTGGACCACATCGACCAGACCCCGGGGTTCAGCCTCCGGCATCTCCGCTTCCTG GTCATCGACGAGGCCGACCGGATGATCGACAGCATGCACCAGTCCTGGCTGCCCCGGGTGGTGGAGGCGGCCTTCCCGAGCGATAGCGCCAAGGACCCCTGTGCTCTGCTCCAGAGGAGTTGGCTCCGGGCCACCACTGCCGCCAG CACCTGCTGCCCTCAGATGCCGCTGCAGAAGCTGCTCTTCTCGGCCACCCTGACACAGAACCCTGAGAAGCTGCAGCAGCTGGGCCTCCACCAGCCCCGGCTCTTCTCCACAGGGCTGGCACGCGGGGGCCCCAAAGACGCGGATGCGGACGGGGACTCGGGCGGGAAGTACACCTTCCCCGCAGGGCTCTCG CATTGCTACGTCCCCTGCAGCCTCCGCACGAAGCCGCTGGTCATCCTGCACCTGATCCTGGAGATGAACTTTTCCAGGGTCCTCTGCTTTACCAACTCCCGTGAGAACTCACACAG GCTCTTCCTGCTAGTCCAGGCTTTCGGAGGTGTGACGGCAGCCGAGTTCTCCTCCCGCTGCGGGCCCGGCCAGAGAAAGGTGGTCTTGAAGCAGTTCGAGCAGGGCAAGATCCGGCT CCTCATCAGCACAGACGCCACGGCTCGAGGCATCGACGTGCAGGGTGTGCAGCTGGTCGTCAACTACGACGCCCCCCAGTACCTGCGGACCTACGTGCACCG GGTCGGGAGAACCGCCCGCGCGGGAAGAACCGGACAGGCCTTCACGCTGCTGCTCAAGGTGCAG GAGAGGAGGTTCCTCCGGATGCTGGCCGAGGCGGGGGCACCGGAGCTGGCGCGGCACGACGTCCCCGGCGAACTCCTGAGGCCGCTGGTCCCTCGCTACGAGGAGGCCTTGTCCCAGCTGGAGCAGGCCGTCAAG GAAGAGCGAAGACAGAAGGCGGCCTAG
- the NOC4L gene encoding nucleolar complex protein 4 homolog isoform X1 translates to MERDPSPGGARRALGRLLEAVLASRREANAVFDILAVLQSEDPEETQEAVRACSRLFGALLERGELFVGQLPSEDTVMAGSQGATRKYKVWMRHRYHSCCNRLRELLAHPSFEVKELALSTLMKFVQLEGAHPLEKPKWEGNYLFPRQLFKSVVEGLLSPEEDHSLLASRFQEYLEHDDIRYHTMQAATGVVGQVADRYPEVPPAFWNNAFALLSAVSLPCQEVSSSSFYVKHAELSHKWKVAHLKEHKKAFQLMWLVFLKHKLPLRLYKKVLVIMHDAILPHLAQPTLMIDFLTRAYDVGGAISLLALNGLFILIHKHNLEYPDFYRKLYGLLDPSVFHVKYRARFFHLADLFLSSSHLPAYLVAAFAKRLSRLALTAPPEALLMVLPFICNLLRRHPACRVLVHRPLGPELDADPYDPAEEDPAKSRALESSLWELQTLQRHYHPEVSQAASVINQALSVPETSIAPLLELTAFEVFERDLKKKRGQESVPLEFLPAQGLLGRQDDLCAQHFTLS, encoded by the exons atgGAGCGGGACCCCAGCCCCGGGGGCGCGCGCCGGGCGCTGGGCCGCCTGCTGGAGGCGGTGCTGGCGAGTCGCCGCGAGGCCAACGCCGTGTTCGACATCCTGGCCGTGCTGCAG TCGGAGGACCCGGAGGAGACCCAGGAAGCGGTGCGCGCGTGCAGCCGCCTATTCGGGGCCCTGCTGGAGCGGGGAGAGCTGTTTGTGGGCCAGCTGCCCTCCGAGGACACGGTCATGGCAG GGTCCCAGGGGGCGACGCGGAAATACAAGGTATGGATGAGACACAGGTACCACAGCTGCTGTAACCGCCTGCGGGAGCTTTTGGCTCACCCCTCCTTTGAGGTCAAG GAGCTGGCTCTCAGCACGCTCATGAAGTTCGTACAGCTGGAGGGAGCACATCCCCTGGAGAAACCCAAGTGGGAGGGCAACTACCTGTTCCCTCGCCAGCTTTTCAAG TCGGTGGTGGAAGGCCTGCTGTCTCCGGAGGAGGACCACTCGCTGCTGGCGTCCCGGTTCCAGGAGTACCTAGAGCACGACGACATCCGCTACCACACGATGCAGGCGGCCACGGGTGTCGTGGGCCAGGTGGCTGACAGGTACCCCGAG GTGCCGCCCGCTTTCTGGAACAACGCCTTCGCGCTGCTGTCTGCCGTGAGCCTCCCCTGCCAGGAGGTCAGCTCCTCCAGCTTCTATGTGAAACACGCTG AGCTGTCGCACAAGTGGAAGGTCGCTCATCTGAAG gaGCACAAGAAGGCCTTCCAGCTGATGTGGCTTGTGTTTCTCAAGCACAAG CTGCCCCTCAGGCTGTACAAGAAGGTGCTGGTGATCATGCACGACGCCATCCTGCCCCACCTGGCCCAGCCCACCCTCATGATCGACTTCCTTACCCGCGCCTACGACGTGG GGGGCGCTATCAGCCTGTTGGCCTTGAACGGACTTTTCATCCTGATTCACAAGCACAACCT CGAGTACCCTGATTTCTACCGGAAGCTCTACGGTCTCCTGGACCCGTCTGTTTTCCACGTCAAGTACCGGGCCCGGTTTTTCCACCTGGCCGACCTCTTCCTGTCATCCTC CCATCTGCCCGCCTACCTGGTGGCTGCCTTTGCCAAGCGCTTGTCCCGCCTGGCGCTGACGGCGCCCCCCGAGGCCTTGCTCATGGTGCTGCCCTTCATCTGCAACCTGCTGCGCCGACACCCCGCCTGCCGCGTGCTGGTGCACCGCCCGCTGGGCCCCG AGCTGGATGCCGACCCCTACGATCCTGCAGAGGAGGACCCGGCCAAGAGCCGCGCCCTGGAGAGCTCGCTGTGGGAGCTGCAG ACCCTCCAGCGGCATTACCACCCTGAGGTGTCGCAGGCCGCCAGCGTCATCAACCAGGCGCTGTCAGTGCCTGAGACCAGCATCGCACCCCTGCTGGAGCTCACGGCGTTCGAG GTGTTCGAGCGGGACCTGAAGAAGAAGAGGGGCCAGGAGTCGGTGCCCCTGGAGTTCCTCCCGGCGCAGGGGCTGCTGGGCCGGCAGGACGATCTCTGCGCCCAGCACTTCACGCTCAGCTGA
- the NOC4L gene encoding nucleolar complex protein 4 homolog isoform X2, whose protein sequence is MGHRSEDPEETQEAVRACSRLFGALLERGELFVGQLPSEDTVMAGSQGATRKYKVWMRHRYHSCCNRLRELLAHPSFEVKELALSTLMKFVQLEGAHPLEKPKWEGNYLFPRQLFKSVVEGLLSPEEDHSLLASRFQEYLEHDDIRYHTMQAATGVVGQVADRYPEVPPAFWNNAFALLSAVSLPCQEVSSSSFYVKHAELSHKWKVAHLKEHKKAFQLMWLVFLKHKLPLRLYKKVLVIMHDAILPHLAQPTLMIDFLTRAYDVGGAISLLALNGLFILIHKHNLEYPDFYRKLYGLLDPSVFHVKYRARFFHLADLFLSSSHLPAYLVAAFAKRLSRLALTAPPEALLMVLPFICNLLRRHPACRVLVHRPLGPELDADPYDPAEEDPAKSRALESSLWELQTLQRHYHPEVSQAASVINQALSVPETSIAPLLELTAFEVFERDLKKKRGQESVPLEFLPAQGLLGRQDDLCAQHFTLS, encoded by the exons TCGGAGGACCCGGAGGAGACCCAGGAAGCGGTGCGCGCGTGCAGCCGCCTATTCGGGGCCCTGCTGGAGCGGGGAGAGCTGTTTGTGGGCCAGCTGCCCTCCGAGGACACGGTCATGGCAG GGTCCCAGGGGGCGACGCGGAAATACAAGGTATGGATGAGACACAGGTACCACAGCTGCTGTAACCGCCTGCGGGAGCTTTTGGCTCACCCCTCCTTTGAGGTCAAG GAGCTGGCTCTCAGCACGCTCATGAAGTTCGTACAGCTGGAGGGAGCACATCCCCTGGAGAAACCCAAGTGGGAGGGCAACTACCTGTTCCCTCGCCAGCTTTTCAAG TCGGTGGTGGAAGGCCTGCTGTCTCCGGAGGAGGACCACTCGCTGCTGGCGTCCCGGTTCCAGGAGTACCTAGAGCACGACGACATCCGCTACCACACGATGCAGGCGGCCACGGGTGTCGTGGGCCAGGTGGCTGACAGGTACCCCGAG GTGCCGCCCGCTTTCTGGAACAACGCCTTCGCGCTGCTGTCTGCCGTGAGCCTCCCCTGCCAGGAGGTCAGCTCCTCCAGCTTCTATGTGAAACACGCTG AGCTGTCGCACAAGTGGAAGGTCGCTCATCTGAAG gaGCACAAGAAGGCCTTCCAGCTGATGTGGCTTGTGTTTCTCAAGCACAAG CTGCCCCTCAGGCTGTACAAGAAGGTGCTGGTGATCATGCACGACGCCATCCTGCCCCACCTGGCCCAGCCCACCCTCATGATCGACTTCCTTACCCGCGCCTACGACGTGG GGGGCGCTATCAGCCTGTTGGCCTTGAACGGACTTTTCATCCTGATTCACAAGCACAACCT CGAGTACCCTGATTTCTACCGGAAGCTCTACGGTCTCCTGGACCCGTCTGTTTTCCACGTCAAGTACCGGGCCCGGTTTTTCCACCTGGCCGACCTCTTCCTGTCATCCTC CCATCTGCCCGCCTACCTGGTGGCTGCCTTTGCCAAGCGCTTGTCCCGCCTGGCGCTGACGGCGCCCCCCGAGGCCTTGCTCATGGTGCTGCCCTTCATCTGCAACCTGCTGCGCCGACACCCCGCCTGCCGCGTGCTGGTGCACCGCCCGCTGGGCCCCG AGCTGGATGCCGACCCCTACGATCCTGCAGAGGAGGACCCGGCCAAGAGCCGCGCCCTGGAGAGCTCGCTGTGGGAGCTGCAG ACCCTCCAGCGGCATTACCACCCTGAGGTGTCGCAGGCCGCCAGCGTCATCAACCAGGCGCTGTCAGTGCCTGAGACCAGCATCGCACCCCTGCTGGAGCTCACGGCGTTCGAG GTGTTCGAGCGGGACCTGAAGAAGAAGAGGGGCCAGGAGTCGGTGCCCCTGGAGTTCCTCCCGGCGCAGGGGCTGCTGGGCCGGCAGGACGATCTCTGCGCCCAGCACTTCACGCTCAGCTGA